One genomic segment of Streptomyces sp. NBC_00239 includes these proteins:
- a CDS encoding MFS transporter gives MRKWGPVTAVCLSTFMLLLDVTIVVVALPDMARVLGASLSDLQWVIGGYALALAALVLGFGTAADRFGRRRVHVLGVALFAAASLACGLAWSPDLLVGARMVQGVGAAAMFATTLPLLGSVYRGEDRAVALGLWGAVSGTGSAIGPILGGLLTQGPGWRWIFFVNIPLSVVGIWLTRRTVPESRSPQDIRIDWAGTATFALFAGAATYGAERAGALGWAAPRTLATLAVALLALLAFIVVENGTAHPLLDLSLFRTPAFVAVMAGAFAFNAAAFAVLPYLSIWLQTVLGLSPARAGLAVLPLAATAFVVAAVGGRLLRGVSRRLVIGLGLVLVGLGTAAQGFVSAGSSWTVLLPGLALAGIGTGLVSPALGGAALDSVPRERAGMAGGAVSTFRQLGYAVGVAVAGTILTSRMTPPLTGEQAHVLAGGGARELADTLSVHALRAAFASALTTTTLVAGLVGILAGAMALLLIRDPHPAPAPQPVAPRKAPAPRDS, from the coding sequence ATGCGCAAATGGGGACCGGTGACGGCGGTCTGTCTGTCGACGTTCATGCTGCTGCTCGACGTCACGATCGTCGTCGTGGCCCTGCCCGACATGGCGCGCGTGCTCGGCGCCTCCCTCTCCGACCTGCAGTGGGTCATCGGCGGCTACGCCCTGGCGCTCGCCGCCCTCGTCCTCGGCTTCGGGACCGCGGCCGACCGGTTCGGGCGGCGTCGCGTCCACGTCCTCGGCGTCGCCCTCTTCGCCGCCGCCTCCCTGGCCTGCGGGCTGGCCTGGTCGCCGGACCTCCTGGTCGGCGCCCGGATGGTCCAGGGCGTCGGCGCCGCCGCCATGTTCGCCACCACCCTGCCGCTGCTCGGATCCGTCTACCGGGGCGAGGACCGCGCGGTCGCCCTGGGCCTGTGGGGCGCCGTCAGCGGGACCGGCTCGGCCATCGGCCCGATCCTGGGCGGGCTGCTCACCCAGGGCCCCGGCTGGCGGTGGATCTTCTTCGTGAACATCCCGCTCAGCGTCGTCGGCATCTGGCTCACCCGGCGCACCGTGCCCGAGTCCCGCTCCCCGCAGGACATTCGCATCGACTGGGCGGGCACCGCCACCTTCGCCCTCTTCGCCGGGGCCGCGACGTACGGCGCCGAACGTGCCGGCGCCCTCGGCTGGGCCGCTCCGCGCACCCTGGCGACGCTCGCCGTCGCGCTCCTCGCCCTGCTCGCCTTCATCGTCGTGGAGAACGGTACGGCCCACCCCCTCCTGGACCTGTCGCTCTTCCGCACGCCGGCCTTCGTCGCCGTCATGGCCGGGGCCTTCGCCTTCAACGCCGCCGCGTTCGCCGTCCTCCCGTACCTCTCCATCTGGCTCCAGACCGTGCTCGGACTCAGCCCGGCCCGGGCGGGCCTCGCGGTCCTCCCGCTCGCCGCCACGGCCTTCGTGGTCGCCGCGGTCGGCGGCCGTCTGCTGCGCGGGGTCAGCCGCCGTCTCGTCATCGGCCTCGGACTGGTGCTCGTCGGGCTCGGCACCGCAGCCCAGGGCTTCGTCTCCGCCGGCTCTTCCTGGACCGTGCTGCTGCCCGGCCTCGCGCTCGCGGGCATCGGCACCGGGCTGGTCTCGCCGGCCCTCGGCGGCGCCGCCCTCGACTCCGTCCCACGGGAGCGCGCCGGCATGGCGGGCGGAGCCGTCAGCACCTTCCGCCAGCTCGGCTACGCCGTGGGCGTCGCCGTCGCCGGCACCATCCTCACCAGCCGCATGACCCCGCCCCTCACCGGGGAGCAGGCCCACGTCCTGGCCGGCGGCGGCGCCCGCGAACTGGCGGACACGCTGTCCGTGCACGCGCTGCGCGCGGCCTTCGCCTCCGCCCTCACGACCACCACCCTGGTCGCCGGCCTGGTCGGCATCCTCGCCGGAGCGATGGCGCTGCTGCTGATCCGCGACCCGCACCCGGCCCCGGCACCGCAACCGGTCGCGCCTCGCAAGGCCCCGGCTCCCCGGGACTCCTGA
- the trpS gene encoding tryptophan--tRNA ligase: protein MTRIFSGIKPTGHLTLGNYLGAVRQWVETDQFQAEAVFCVVDLHALTVEHEPARVRRLSRQAATLLLAAGLDPDRCTLFVQSHVDEHARLSYLLECTATDGELRRMIQYKEKAARAQAAGESVRLSLLTYPVLMAADILAYGTDEVPVGEDQRQHVELTRDIAVRFNQRYGHTFTVPRATHPPVAARVMDLQDPTAKMGKSHDSTAGIVYLLDEPGVVRKKIMRAVTDSGGEVAYDREAKPGVSNLLDVLAACTGGEPAKLAEVYDSYGALKKDTADAVVELLRPVQERHAELCADPGRLESVLRAGAERARALSRPVVDEAYRAIGLLPAM, encoded by the coding sequence ATGACGCGGATCTTCAGCGGGATCAAGCCCACCGGACACCTGACCCTCGGCAACTACCTCGGGGCCGTGCGGCAGTGGGTCGAGACCGACCAGTTCCAGGCCGAGGCGGTCTTCTGCGTGGTCGACCTGCACGCCCTCACCGTCGAACACGAACCGGCGCGCGTGCGCAGGCTCAGTCGACAGGCGGCCACACTGCTGCTGGCGGCCGGGCTCGACCCCGACCGATGCACCCTCTTCGTGCAGAGCCACGTCGACGAGCACGCGCGGCTCTCCTATCTCCTGGAGTGCACGGCCACCGACGGCGAACTGCGGCGGATGATCCAGTACAAGGAGAAGGCCGCGCGGGCGCAGGCGGCCGGGGAGAGCGTGCGGCTGTCGCTGCTCACGTATCCGGTGCTGATGGCCGCGGACATCCTGGCGTACGGGACCGACGAGGTGCCGGTGGGCGAGGACCAGCGGCAGCACGTGGAACTCACCCGGGACATCGCGGTCCGCTTCAACCAGCGCTACGGGCACACCTTCACCGTCCCGCGGGCCACCCACCCGCCGGTGGCGGCGCGCGTCATGGACCTCCAGGACCCGACGGCCAAGATGGGGAAGTCCCACGACTCCACCGCCGGCATCGTCTACCTGCTCGACGAGCCGGGGGTGGTCCGGAAGAAGATCATGCGGGCGGTGACCGACAGCGGCGGCGAGGTCGCGTACGACCGCGAGGCCAAGCCGGGGGTCAGCAATCTGCTGGACGTCCTCGCCGCGTGCACCGGCGGCGAACCGGCGAAGCTGGCCGAGGTCTACGACTCGTACGGCGCTCTGAAGAAGGACACCGCGGACGCGGTGGTGGAGCTGCTGCGGCCGGTGCAGGAGCGGCACGCGGAGCTGTGCGCGGACCCGGGCCGGCTGGAGTCGGTGCTCCGGGCGGGCGCCGAGCGGGCGCGGGCGCTGTCGCGGCCGGTCGTCGACGAGGCGTACCGGGCGATCGGGCTGCTGCCGGCCATGTGA
- a CDS encoding ABC transporter permease gives MNLARTLATAARVLRQLRHDPRSIALMLLVPVLMLVLLRYVFDGDPQTFNSIGASLLGIFPLITMFLITSIATLRERTSGTLERLLAMPLGKGDLIAGYAVAFGSLAVLQSLLATGTALWLLGLDVIGSPWLLLLVALLDALLGTALGLFVSAFASSEFQAVQFMPAVIFPQLLLCGLFAARDTMQPVLESISNVLPMSYAVDGMTEVLTHTDMTADFVRDALVVAGCALLVLCLGAATLRRRTP, from the coding sequence ATGAACCTCGCCCGCACCCTCGCCACCGCCGCCCGCGTGCTGCGCCAACTGCGCCACGACCCGCGCTCGATCGCGCTGATGCTCCTGGTCCCCGTGCTGATGCTGGTCCTGCTCCGCTACGTCTTCGACGGTGACCCGCAGACCTTCAACAGCATCGGCGCCTCGCTCCTCGGCATCTTCCCGCTGATCACGATGTTCCTGATCACGTCCATCGCGACCCTGCGCGAGCGCACCTCCGGCACCCTCGAACGCCTCCTCGCCATGCCCCTCGGCAAAGGGGACCTGATCGCCGGCTACGCCGTCGCCTTCGGCTCCCTCGCCGTGCTCCAGTCGCTGCTGGCCACCGGCACCGCCCTCTGGCTCCTCGGCCTCGACGTCATCGGCTCGCCCTGGCTGCTCCTGCTCGTCGCGCTCCTCGACGCGCTGCTCGGCACCGCACTCGGCCTGTTCGTCTCGGCGTTCGCGTCCTCCGAGTTCCAGGCCGTCCAGTTCATGCCGGCGGTGATCTTCCCCCAGCTGCTGCTGTGCGGACTGTTCGCGGCCCGCGACACCATGCAACCCGTCCTCGAGTCGATCTCGAACGTCCTTCCCATGTCCTACGCCGTCGACGGCATGACCGAGGTCCTCACCCACACCGACATGACGGCCGACTTCGTCCGCGACGCGCTCGTCGTCGCCGGGTGCGCCCTGCTCGTCCTGTGCCTCGGCGCGGCCACCCTCCGCCGCCGCACCCCGTAA
- a CDS encoding MFS transporter: protein MTDVRLRRGRGSLAFSFFVQGVTFALLVTRIPAIQDQYGISDGLLPAFLAAVPILAGVASVGTEKIVKRVAPSTVLRWSQPLVLLALLGVGAGRELWHVAVALGLFGLAVGGLDASMNMLGVSLQRTYGRSIMLGFHATYSLGGIAGASAAWAGAHWHLSLFVSYLPAVALLLPLALAGSRFYVDQDGRQAPDGAPAGAGAGGAGFKLLLPLCLVMACAYIGDSTVSNWSAKYLQDVLGSSEQVATVPYNIYMVTTLLGRAVGDLGVRRLGAVAVVRGGTLVAAGGFAVVAAAPGPGVGMLGFTLLGLGLCVIVPQTFAAAGRLFPHDSDTAIARLNIFNYVGFLVGSPLVGAVGDAWSYRGAMLVPMALVLVTLAHARSFGAEPARYGGGHERPRVVDVGRGGNEV from the coding sequence ATGACAGATGTGCGCCTGCGGCGCGGCCGGGGTTCCCTGGCTTTCAGCTTCTTCGTCCAGGGGGTCACCTTCGCCCTCCTCGTGACGCGGATCCCCGCCATCCAGGACCAGTACGGGATATCCGACGGCCTACTGCCGGCCTTCCTGGCTGCCGTGCCGATCCTGGCCGGGGTGGCGAGCGTCGGCACCGAGAAGATCGTGAAACGGGTGGCGCCCAGCACCGTGCTGCGGTGGTCGCAGCCGCTCGTGCTGCTCGCCCTGCTCGGGGTGGGCGCCGGCCGCGAGTTGTGGCACGTGGCGGTCGCGCTCGGCCTGTTCGGGCTGGCGGTGGGCGGGCTCGACGCGTCCATGAACATGCTCGGCGTCAGCCTGCAGAGGACGTACGGGCGCAGCATCATGCTCGGCTTCCACGCCACCTACAGCCTCGGCGGGATCGCCGGGGCGTCCGCCGCCTGGGCCGGGGCGCACTGGCACCTGTCGCTGTTCGTGTCCTACCTGCCGGCAGTGGCGCTGCTGCTGCCGCTCGCGCTCGCCGGCAGCCGGTTCTACGTCGACCAGGACGGCCGTCAGGCGCCGGACGGGGCACCTGCGGGCGCCGGAGCGGGCGGGGCAGGCTTCAAGCTGCTGCTGCCGCTGTGCCTGGTGATGGCCTGCGCGTACATCGGGGACTCGACCGTCTCCAACTGGAGCGCCAAGTACCTCCAGGACGTCCTGGGCAGCTCCGAGCAGGTCGCCACCGTCCCCTACAACATCTACATGGTGACCACCCTGCTCGGGCGGGCCGTGGGGGACCTCGGGGTGCGTCGGCTGGGTGCGGTGGCCGTGGTGCGGGGCGGGACGCTCGTCGCGGCCGGCGGGTTCGCGGTGGTGGCCGCGGCGCCCGGGCCGGGGGTGGGGATGCTCGGGTTCACGCTGCTGGGGCTCGGGCTGTGCGTGATCGTGCCGCAGACCTTCGCGGCCGCCGGCCGGCTGTTCCCGCACGACTCCGACACCGCCATCGCGCGGCTCAACATCTTCAACTACGTCGGATTCCTGGTCGGGTCGCCGCTGGTGGGGGCCGTCGGGGACGCGTGGAGCTACCGGGGGGCGATGCTCGTCCCGATGGCCCTGGTCCTCGTCACACTCGCCCATGCCCGCTCGTTCGGCGCGGAGCCCGCCCGATACGGTGGCGGGCATGAGCGGCCGCGGGTTGTTGATGTGGGACGAGGCGGTAACGAGGTATGA
- a CDS encoding cupin domain-containing protein yields MTTHSHLIVDLSDVQPNRRRGGDLRAMLTPTAVGATSGFMGLALIQPGESIAEHYHPYSEEFVYVVQGLLEVDLDGEPHALRPDQGLLIPIDVRHRFRNVGKSEARMVFHLGPLAPRPELGHVDTEHVEGVEQGRPPERAGVVS; encoded by the coding sequence ATGACCACGCACAGCCATCTCATCGTGGATCTCAGTGACGTCCAGCCCAACCGCAGGCGCGGAGGCGACCTGCGGGCGATGCTCACACCGACCGCCGTCGGTGCCACCAGCGGTTTCATGGGGCTGGCGCTGATTCAGCCCGGTGAGAGCATCGCCGAGCACTACCACCCGTACTCCGAGGAGTTCGTGTACGTGGTGCAGGGTCTGCTGGAAGTGGACCTGGACGGGGAGCCGCACGCGCTGCGGCCCGACCAGGGGCTGCTGATCCCGATCGACGTGCGGCACCGGTTCCGCAACGTCGGGAAGAGCGAGGCCAGGATGGTCTTCCACCTCGGCCCGCTGGCACCCCGCCCGGAACTGGGGCACGTCGACACCGAGCACGTCGAAGGCGTCGAGCAGGGCCGGCCGCCCGAACGGGCCGGGGTGGTTTCGTGA
- a CDS encoding FAD-dependent oxidoreductase: protein MNENVDHRVPVLIVGGSLVGLCTSLFLGRHGIRHMLVEKHAGTSLHPRGRGINVRTMELFRVAGVERQIREAAAVLADNHGILQGGSLTGDDSEWLFKEIDPGGALARFSPSGWCLCSQNAVEPVLRNLTPSLGADLRFSTELLSFDQDESGVTALVKDRETGEHSTVRADYLVAADGPRSPVREQLRIGQNGPGDLFHNVSITFTSRGLAQVIGDRRFIVCYLTKPGADGALLPVDNREQWVFHAPWNPDRGETMEDFTDERCAEHIRRAVGAPDLDVEITGKAPWHAAQRVAERYGSGRVFLAGDSAHEMSPTGAFGSNTGIQDAHNLAWKLAAVLSGTAGPGLLDTYEAERLPVAQATSERASARSVEHSHPGYAPAPGAGGGRQGGVLTVAMGYRYNRGAVVGTDPHAPVVPERMELTGDPGTRAPHMWLRRSGERVSTLDLYDTAFVLLSSEGSPWQDAARRVAERLGAPLAAHTIGTGPAADLTPEAGSDDDWAPRHGTRTDGAVLVRPDGFVAWRSAAAATDPEAELHTVMTALLHRT from the coding sequence ATGAACGAGAACGTCGACCACCGCGTGCCGGTCCTCATCGTGGGGGGCTCCCTGGTGGGCCTGTGCACCTCACTGTTCCTGGGCCGCCACGGCATCCGGCACATGCTGGTGGAGAAGCACGCGGGCACCTCCCTGCACCCGCGCGGCCGCGGCATCAACGTGCGGACGATGGAGCTGTTCCGCGTCGCGGGCGTCGAGCGGCAGATCCGGGAGGCCGCCGCCGTCCTCGCCGACAACCACGGCATCCTCCAGGGCGGCTCCCTCACCGGGGACGACTCCGAATGGCTGTTCAAGGAGATCGACCCGGGCGGCGCCCTCGCCCGCTTCAGCCCGAGCGGCTGGTGCCTGTGCAGCCAGAACGCCGTCGAGCCGGTGCTCCGGAACCTCACCCCCTCGCTCGGCGCCGACCTGCGCTTCTCCACCGAACTGCTCTCCTTCGACCAGGACGAGAGCGGCGTGACGGCACTGGTCAAGGACCGCGAGACCGGCGAGCACAGCACCGTGCGCGCCGACTACCTCGTCGCCGCCGACGGCCCGCGCAGCCCCGTGCGCGAACAGCTGCGCATCGGCCAGAACGGGCCCGGCGACCTGTTCCACAACGTCAGCATCACCTTCACCTCCCGTGGTCTCGCCCAGGTGATCGGCGACCGGCGCTTCATCGTCTGTTACCTGACCAAGCCCGGCGCGGACGGGGCGCTGCTGCCCGTCGACAACCGGGAGCAGTGGGTGTTCCACGCGCCCTGGAACCCCGACCGGGGCGAGACCATGGAGGACTTCACCGACGAACGCTGCGCCGAACACATCCGCCGGGCCGTCGGCGCACCCGACCTCGACGTCGAGATCACCGGCAAGGCCCCCTGGCACGCCGCGCAGCGCGTCGCGGAGCGGTACGGCTCCGGCCGGGTCTTCCTCGCCGGCGACTCCGCCCACGAGATGTCGCCCACCGGGGCGTTCGGCTCCAACACCGGTATCCAGGACGCGCACAACCTCGCCTGGAAGCTCGCCGCCGTGCTGTCGGGCACGGCCGGCCCCGGCCTGCTGGATACGTACGAGGCCGAACGGCTGCCGGTGGCCCAGGCGACCAGCGAGCGCGCCTCGGCCCGTTCCGTGGAGCACAGCCACCCCGGATACGCCCCCGCTCCCGGTGCCGGCGGCGGCCGCCAGGGCGGGGTCCTCACCGTGGCCATGGGCTACCGCTACAACCGCGGTGCCGTCGTCGGTACCGACCCGCACGCGCCCGTCGTCCCCGAGCGGATGGAGCTGACCGGCGATCCGGGCACCCGGGCCCCGCACATGTGGCTGCGCAGGTCCGGCGAACGGGTGTCCACCCTCGACCTCTACGACACGGCCTTCGTACTGCTCAGCTCCGAGGGCTCGCCGTGGCAGGACGCGGCCCGCCGGGTCGCCGAACGACTCGGTGCACCCCTCGCCGCCCACACGATCGGCACCGGGCCCGCCGCCGACCTGACCCCCGAGGCCGGCAGCGACGACGACTGGGCGCCGCGCCACGGCACGAGGACCGACGGCGCGGTCCTCGTGCGTCCCGACGGCTTCGTGGCCTGGCGCTCGGCAGCGGCCGCGACCGACCCGGAAGCCGAACTCCACACCGTCATGACCGCACTGCTGCACCGCACCTGA
- a CDS encoding beta-ketoacyl-[acyl-carrier-protein] synthase family protein: MTRRVAVTGLGVVAPGGVGVPAFWDLLSNGRTATRAITFFDAEGFRSRIAAEVDFDPLALGLDAEQIARSDRYVQFALVAAREAVRDAGLDPEKEDPWRIGVSLGTAVGGTTRLEHDYVGVSSKGARWDVDHRRADPHLHRAFSPSSLASAVAEEIGAHGPVQTVSTGCTSGLDAVGYAFHAIEEGRVDVCIAGASDSPISPITVACFDAIKATSPNNDDPAHASRPFDANRDGFVMGEGGAVLVLEELEHAKARGATVHCEIRGYATFGNAYHMTGLTPEGLEMAKAIDTALAHTRIAGSAVDYVNAHGSGTKQNDRHETAAVKRSLGAHAYKVPMSSIKSMVGHSLGAIGAIELVACTLALTHQVAPPTANYETPDPECDLDYVPRTARPLKLRTVLSVGSGFGGFQSAVVMTRPGGRTS, translated from the coding sequence GTGACCCGCCGGGTCGCGGTCACCGGTCTCGGCGTCGTCGCCCCCGGAGGCGTGGGGGTACCCGCGTTCTGGGACCTCCTGTCGAACGGCCGCACCGCGACGCGGGCCATCACCTTCTTCGACGCGGAGGGGTTCCGCTCGCGCATCGCCGCCGAAGTCGACTTCGATCCGTTGGCACTCGGCCTCGACGCGGAGCAGATCGCCCGCTCGGACCGGTACGTGCAGTTCGCCCTCGTGGCCGCCCGCGAAGCAGTGCGGGACGCCGGTCTCGACCCCGAGAAGGAGGACCCCTGGCGCATCGGGGTCTCCCTGGGCACCGCGGTCGGCGGCACCACGCGGCTGGAACACGACTACGTCGGTGTCAGCAGCAAGGGAGCCCGCTGGGACGTGGACCACCGGCGGGCGGACCCGCACCTGCACCGGGCGTTCTCCCCGAGCTCCCTGGCCTCCGCTGTGGCCGAGGAGATCGGCGCGCACGGGCCGGTGCAGACCGTGTCGACCGGATGCACGTCCGGGCTGGACGCGGTCGGGTACGCCTTCCACGCCATCGAGGAGGGCAGGGTCGACGTCTGCATAGCCGGCGCGTCGGACTCGCCGATCTCCCCCATCACCGTGGCCTGCTTCGACGCGATCAAGGCGACGTCTCCCAACAACGACGACCCGGCCCACGCCTCGCGGCCGTTCGACGCCAACCGGGACGGGTTCGTGATGGGCGAGGGCGGGGCCGTCCTCGTCCTGGAGGAGCTCGAACACGCCAAGGCCCGCGGTGCGACCGTGCATTGCGAGATCCGCGGGTACGCCACCTTCGGCAACGCGTACCACATGACCGGGCTGACCCCCGAGGGCCTGGAGATGGCCAAGGCCATCGACACCGCCCTCGCCCACACCCGGATCGCCGGCTCGGCCGTCGACTACGTCAACGCGCACGGTTCCGGCACCAAACAGAACGACCGGCACGAGACCGCGGCGGTCAAACGCTCCCTGGGCGCACACGCCTACAAGGTCCCCATGAGCTCCATCAAATCCATGGTGGGCCACTCCCTGGGCGCCATCGGCGCGATCGAGCTCGTGGCCTGCACCCTGGCTCTCACGCACCAGGTGGCGCCGCCCACGGCGAACTACGAGACGCCGGACCCCGAGTGCGACCTGGACTACGTGCCGCGCACGGCCCGGCCCCTGAAACTGCGGACCGTCCTGTCGGTCGGCAGCGGCTTCGGCGGCTTCCAGTCGGCGGTCGTCATGACCCGTCCCGGTGGGAGGACCTCATGA
- the proC gene encoding pyrroline-5-carboxylate reductase, whose translation MTQTVAVLGTGKIGEALLSGMIRGGWPAGKLLVTARRAERAEELRTRYGVESVSNAEAAKRADTLILTVKPQDMGKLLEELAPHVPAGRLVISGAAGIPTAFFEERLAPGTPVVRVMTNTPALVDEAMSVISAGSHATAEHLAHTEEIFGGVGKTLRVPESQQDAATALSGSGPAYFYFLVEAMTDAGILLGLPRAQAHDLIVQAAIGAAVMLRDSGEHPVKLREAVTSPAGTTINAIVELERHGVRAALIAALEAARDRSRELASGNS comes from the coding sequence ATGACCCAGACAGTCGCAGTCCTCGGCACCGGCAAGATCGGCGAGGCCCTGCTCAGCGGGATGATCCGAGGCGGCTGGCCGGCCGGGAAGCTGTTGGTGACCGCCCGTCGCGCCGAGCGCGCCGAGGAGCTCCGTACGCGTTACGGCGTCGAGTCCGTCAGCAACGCCGAGGCCGCGAAGCGCGCCGACACCCTCATCCTCACCGTGAAGCCCCAGGACATGGGCAAGCTCCTGGAGGAGCTCGCCCCGCACGTGCCCGCGGGCCGGCTCGTCATCAGCGGCGCCGCGGGCATTCCCACCGCCTTCTTCGAGGAGCGCCTCGCCCCGGGCACGCCCGTCGTGCGCGTCATGACGAACACCCCCGCCCTCGTCGACGAGGCCATGTCCGTCATCTCCGCCGGCAGCCACGCCACGGCCGAGCACCTCGCGCACACCGAGGAGATCTTCGGAGGAGTCGGCAAGACCCTCCGGGTCCCCGAGTCCCAGCAGGACGCGGCCACCGCGCTCTCCGGCTCGGGCCCCGCCTACTTCTACTTCCTCGTCGAGGCCATGACCGACGCCGGCATCCTCCTCGGCCTGCCCCGCGCCCAGGCCCACGACCTGATCGTGCAGGCCGCCATCGGCGCGGCCGTGATGCTCCGCGACAGCGGCGAGCACCCCGTCAAGCTCCGGGAGGCCGTCACGTCCCCCGCCGGTACGACCATCAACGCGATCGTCGAGCTGGAACGGCACGGCGTCCGCGCGGCCCTGATCGCCGCCCTCGAAGCCGCCCGCGACCGCAGCCGCGAACTCGCCTCCGGCAACAGCTGA
- a CDS encoding ABC transporter ATP-binding protein, with protein sequence MMNKVEAGTQPPAVHARALVVTRGPRTVLRGIDFDVPRGRITGLLGPSGCGKSTLMRSIVGTQAQVAGTLDVLGSPAGAPASRSRIGYVTQAPSVYDDLTVRQNLDYFAAVLDPGRAAADRRRADVDRAIRDVDLASHTGALAGNLSGGQRSRVSLAVALLGSPELLVLDEPTVGLDPVLRRDLWNLFHDITATRGATLLVSSHVMDEAERCHHLLLMREGRILAADTPEALRARTGSATVEEGFLHLVDQAAATPEAPETTTTFADREPR encoded by the coding sequence ATGATGAATAAAGTGGAGGCGGGGACGCAGCCACCCGCCGTGCACGCCCGCGCGCTCGTCGTCACCCGCGGCCCCCGCACCGTCCTGCGCGGCATCGACTTCGACGTGCCCCGCGGCCGGATCACCGGGCTGCTCGGGCCGTCCGGCTGCGGCAAGTCCACGCTCATGCGGTCCATCGTCGGTACGCAGGCCCAGGTCGCCGGCACGCTCGACGTGCTCGGCAGCCCCGCCGGCGCCCCCGCGTCGCGGTCCCGGATCGGGTACGTCACCCAGGCGCCCTCCGTGTACGACGACCTCACCGTCCGCCAGAACCTCGACTACTTCGCCGCCGTCCTCGACCCCGGCCGCGCAGCGGCCGACCGCCGACGCGCCGACGTCGACCGGGCCATCCGCGACGTCGACCTCGCCTCGCACACCGGCGCGCTCGCCGGCAACCTCTCCGGCGGCCAGCGCAGCCGCGTCTCGCTCGCCGTCGCCCTGCTCGGCTCCCCGGAACTCCTCGTACTCGACGAACCCACCGTCGGCCTGGACCCCGTACTCCGCCGGGACCTGTGGAACCTGTTCCACGACATCACCGCCACCCGCGGCGCCACCCTCCTCGTCTCCTCCCACGTCATGGACGAGGCAGAGCGCTGCCACCACCTCCTGCTCATGCGCGAAGGCCGCATCCTCGCCGCGGACACCCCGGAGGCGCTCCGCGCCCGCACCGGCTCGGCAACCGTCGAAGAGGGCTTCCTCCACCTCGTCGACCAGGCCGCCGCCACCCCGGAAGCCCCGGAAACGACCACCACCTTCGCCGACCGGGAGCCCCGATGA
- a CDS encoding SchA/CurD-like domain-containing protein, with translation MTTLSERISQSAFDGSRLRVVLLLDLHEGAQKQFLEAYEHLRNQVASVPGHISDQLCQSIENPSQWLITSEWESAPPFLAWVNSEEHVQTVQPLHGCVRDTRSLRFSVLRETHMPHEGFPEGKGNLQAAPRIGDGVVRHALTFTVKPGSEKKVAKLLAGYTSPSARVDETTRLRRTSLFMHGNRVVRAIEVEGDLLAALRHVARQPEVRALEEAVNPYLEQDRDLSDPNSARVFFTRAALPAVHHLAADGSDDTDVERHGLFYPAKEGCGMALARLLARQDEAAADDPTSPVVSSTIFQRDDIVVRLLDVRGPVDSRPALALGIEGPRKAAVLGRLLDTAQVEAPTTDRDIARFLTQARMSLLTDRHAPDGA, from the coding sequence ATGACAACCCTGTCCGAACGAATATCGCAATCCGCCTTCGACGGCTCCCGGCTCAGGGTCGTCCTGCTGCTGGACCTCCACGAAGGCGCCCAGAAGCAGTTCCTGGAGGCGTACGAGCACCTGCGCAATCAGGTGGCCTCCGTACCCGGTCACATCAGCGACCAGCTCTGCCAGTCGATCGAGAACCCCTCCCAGTGGCTGATCACCAGCGAATGGGAGAGCGCACCGCCGTTCCTGGCCTGGGTCAACAGCGAGGAACACGTGCAGACGGTCCAGCCGCTGCACGGCTGCGTCCGCGACACCCGTTCGCTGCGCTTCAGCGTCCTGCGCGAGACGCACATGCCCCACGAGGGGTTCCCCGAGGGCAAGGGCAACCTGCAGGCGGCTCCGCGGATCGGCGACGGCGTGGTCCGCCACGCGCTGACCTTCACGGTCAAGCCCGGCAGCGAGAAGAAGGTCGCCAAGCTCCTGGCCGGCTACACCTCTCCGTCCGCCCGGGTGGACGAGACCACCCGGCTGCGCCGCACCTCCCTCTTCATGCACGGCAACCGCGTGGTCCGCGCCATCGAGGTCGAGGGCGACCTGCTGGCGGCACTGCGGCACGTGGCGCGGCAACCCGAGGTCCGGGCCCTCGAAGAGGCCGTCAACCCGTATCTCGAGCAGGACCGCGATCTCAGCGACCCGAACTCGGCGCGGGTGTTCTTCACCCGGGCGGCGCTGCCGGCCGTCCACCACCTGGCCGCCGATGGCAGCGATGACACGGACGTCGAGCGCCACGGACTGTTCTACCCGGCCAAGGAAGGCTGCGGCATGGCCCTGGCCCGGCTGCTGGCCCGCCAGGACGAGGCGGCGGCCGACGACCCGACGAGCCCCGTCGTCAGCAGCACCATCTTCCAGCGGGACGACATCGTCGTGCGCCTCCTCGACGTGCGGGGCCCCGTCGACTCGCGGCCCGCACTGGCCCTGGGCATCGAGGGCCCCCGCAAGGCGGCCGTGCTCGGCCGCCTGCTCGACACCGCGCAGGTCGAGGCCCCCACCACGGACCGCGATATCGCGCGGTTCCTCACGCAGGCGCGGATGAGCCTGCTCACCGACCGGCACGCGCCGGACGGCGCCTGA